In Glycine max cultivar Williams 82 chromosome 15, Glycine_max_v4.0, whole genome shotgun sequence, the DNA window AACAATTCTGTAGGTCCTTTTTGATAATTGTGTTTTTGTTAGGTCAATGTTGAACATATGGATCGTTTTTCCACTAAATTTGGAAGTGAAGAACATAAAGGTGATATAGAAAATGGCAAAGAGTCTGAAAATGCAAAACCTCACAAGTCTTCCAAAGTGGCGGACTTTCAAATACTTTTTGGTGGTAATAATGAGGATGACTTTATGATTGGCATCAAATTTACTAGGTAATTATACTCTATTACTCTAATGGTGTAGCAGTTTGTCCTCCGATGTTATTTGTGGTCATTTTTTCAATTGGTGAATGGTGGATGCCAGGGATTGATGTGGGCACTGTTGGGGttccaaacaacaacaaaagccttatcccactGGGCAAGGTTGGCTACATGGGTCACTTTATGACATTCAGCTCGGTTAAAGACAAAATCTTTAGAGATATTATTTTCCATGAGGTCTCTCTTATCAGCTTCTCCCAATGTCATTCTTGGTCTCTTATTTCCTGTATTAGTACACTGCTTAGTTACATACTTACATAGTTACATGTATGCCATATTACTATACTATCTCGACAACCCATGGGAAGCTGCTTTTATTGAACTGTATTAATTGTAACTTGCAATATGAGATGATATTTCTGTGGTAATGTAAGTTTTATGCTTCATTCTGTGCAGGAAGACAGTCAAGTTGTTTAGTGATTTCCATACCTCTGACATTATCATTGCTTTAGCACTTTGCTTGGTTAATGTAAGCAGCTTTTTTCCcctcatttatttttgtttcttttattcatatttgattCTAGAGATTTCTTTTTGCTCCCTTTAGattaaatttacagttttgtgATTGATCAATCAAGTTTCCCTTATATTTTGGTTGGAcagttattattttgtttatttatttattttaaatgaagaaattatattaatacaGATTACTAGTACCAAGGCATAGGGtaagacatcttcttcaaggaAACAAGGGTGAATATCTGAGTATAACTCCTTACTCTGTAATTACAAAGAGTAAAGGAGTTATACACGCACAGAATAAAAATCCCGAAGTAGAGAAAGTCTAAAAAAAAGGAGAGGAGTATGTTACATACCATGAGCAGAAAATATCTGTGTTAATATTCTATTATAATgtctttttcctttaaaatttgCTAATTACTACATCTCATGTCATTTCTTCTTTGAGCATGTTACTCTCGAAATGAAACCATTGCCATGTTACCATCAACATTTCCTATGGCAACAAAATCAGATGCTTATGTAATTCTGCTGAATCTTTTTATAAATGTATTACTTATATATTCTAACACCAGTTTGttcaatattttagaaaattgaaGAGGCTGGGAGTAATAAGGAAAAAGATGTagattttctttcttccttagAGGTAAGTTACCCTACTTGTGAATGTTATAGATCATAAAAACCTATCTCAATATGTAGTGTAGTTACCCTGCATATGGGTCAAGAATATAAAGTTGACAAAGTATGTATTATTTATCCTAAACAGGTTCTGATCATTGATCATGCAGATGTGACATCAATGCAGGTCTGTAGTGATCTTCCTTTAAATTACTATAACAGATTGATTTCCCCATTATTTTGACTACAATATGAATGTTGCTTCTCATTATTGTTGAAAATTTGCCAGAATTGGTATCATGTGCATACAGTTATTGAACACTTGAACCGCTTACCATCTAAGCAGCCTGGAACAGATGTAATGCGCATTAGACCATGGTACATTTTATAGTAACCTTTCTGTGTTGAAGTTGGTTTTCCTTGTGTTTTTGGCCCTAGATTGGTGTTaacgttgttcaattttcttTAGGTATAACTCTGCCCAGAAATTTTGAGATTTGTATGTTTGTATCTTTTTTTAGGTATCTTGATGATCATTCCAGATTTTACAGGCAAACAGTAATACTGGGTTTTTATTCAAATCCAGGTAATGAGCCTTCCTTCTTGTAGCCATGTCTTTTGAGAACAAATATACATTATTGTTTTGCATTTACCTCTTTTAGAGAGAGCTAGATGTTATCTGTTGAACATATGCACTTgcattctttttccttttattctgTTTAGTAAATGGGGCATTGgtgaaattttggtttttgaatTTGCCTTTTATGTTAGAGTGATTTGATCTATTTGCATTAGCATGTGAGATTGATATAGATTTgatctatttatatttacattttacattttaaattgcAATCATCATGGTATCTATTTCCTATAACGTTGGTGAAATTTTAGTTTTGGAATTTGCCTTTTCAGAAAGATGGTTGGTAAACCTATGCTCCATTTCACCTTATATGGCTGCTGAGTTATAACTAGAGTTTGTCATTGAATCCATCTTTTGTGCACTATTGAAACACAGCCAGGTCTATTATAACCTCTGCATTTCCATGTTGCAGATGTAAATGCTTCATTCAATCATCAGTGCCTTAATTATGAAGGGAAGGTATGTAACATTTCTGGTTGGTGATTGCACTGCCTTGCTTTTTTATAGATTCAAGGTTTGTGCACTGTTACCAACTATTGGTTATGGCAGTGCCATTACACTATCGGTCTCTTCACTGGATTTTAGTAGAACTGCAATTTTCCATCAATGGCATTGTGCTTTTCACCATTCTTCTTTTGGCGGCTGAAACTGCCAGTACACTGGCAGATATGATGGAGGATGGCCGAATGATATGattgaatttaatcttttttgtcttttttttttaaattccaaTATTTTAGGGATTTGCTAATAGGAAGCTGCATCCCAATCATGGAGGGCTTAAAGATGTATCATGACTAAAAAGTTCTAACTGTATTAGAATGTCTTCAAATTTCCCTGCTCTTTTAGCCTTTTTTTATGGAGGCATTGTTGATACGCCTTGTGAAATGAAAACTGCAATCAAAATGtgtgcatgcatgtttgtgtcCCCTCCCTGAAGCATTTACaccaaacaaaattattttttttattttaaaatatttcagtgatcagtatttttatttgatatctgCAGGTGAAATTGATCAATGAATGTAAAGGTGTCTTACATAAAGTGCTACCCAAGATACGACAAgtaatcttttttaatattgCTAGCTGCTTAATAAATAATCTTCATTTGGTCCTATACTATTGTGATGCAGTCAAGGTCTAAAGATAATGCGTAATGTTTTAGATGGGAAGCGAACCGATTGGGTCTATATGCTTTCTGAAAgtgtaattgataatttattacACTTCAATTTCCTTTGATCTTATTACTAGTAGACAGTACACAGGAAGAATATTCGTTGTTGTATTATTAGTTTAATACTAGACAGTACATGAGATAAATGAGTCAGCAATAATATTATCTACCttactatatattttattgttgttatgCTATATTTTCTGCTTgtaaatgcaaaagaaataatatttttcaggaTGACTTTATTTTGTCTGTAATTCATTAGGAATGACTGTAATATTAACGATTCACAAATTAGCATATTTTCATGGACGTCCAATAATGTGAAATGTAGGGTGCTGCTCATAATATACTCTCACTTGTTTCAAGGAACTGCAAACAAACTAATGGGTCTTGTtatgattttgtttgtttgatataCTAGTGTtccatcattattattttttcttcattattgaGATCAGGCAattcatttttgtgttttgtgttatcaatttttatatttattcagaTTTATCACTGTAGGTTTGTGCCTTACTCTAATATTGAGCTAATACTTTATCTAATTCTTGAACCCTGTAGATTTATGAACGATTTAATGTAGACTCTATAGTAGAAGCTGATGATGCCCgatttgattattttgttaaaaaggtATGTAATTTGTATTTGTGATCTTGAAAATATTATGTTATGTTGAAGTGGTTTTGAATAACTTACTGTCCATTCTATCTGTGAGAATTTCATGTCATAGGTGTTCTTTCTTGACTAATTTGGCTCAAGCCGgattttaaatgaacattaGAGTGAAAAAAGTTACTCAAGTAAGCATGGATGGCAAAATTTAATCTGGACATCCACAGTTACTAAAATTATGAGGTTCATTTTTGTAGCTGCATAATTGCAATTTTATGATGACACATTGTCCAAGTCCTGTCTCCCTGATGaccaatgaatatatttttgctacatgctcttctcatttaatcacttacATTCTAATTCATTTCAACCCAAAGACATCTTTCTTCCACCATTACTTTTATGAGCTGTAGGAATgtatataatatgatttttttaaactcaATCTTAGGTTTCCAAATAGGCCACAATGGCAGTGAACTGGTTTTATCTTTAAAtgtaaatttatgatttcttgtacCAGTATTTAACTAGTTATTAATTTAGCCATGATTGGGGTAAGTAAGAATAGAGTCTCTCTGACTTTTAACTCAAGTCAGCTAATTGTTTTTAACTCGTGGCATTGAGTTAATACTGCAGTTTAAAAATAAGTcatgtaataaaaaatgatataaagaaaatagtaataaaagttGGTTTTACTTTTAATTGCAATTGTCCATGTAATTATTGACATTAGAGTACTATTGCTTTTTATCTTTGGTCTTTAACGAGCCGAATGACGTCGTGTGATTCCCTGTAGTTAAGTCAACCACATCTAAGTGGGAATGTGGGATTAAgctttgttgtttttattcttGCTTAGCTCTGCCTTTGACATCTTATTGGAGATATTATATGTCATCTAGCAAAaacatttatgttttatttggtcattgtaaataaaatacaacTTTTATTTGTATTCAAAATAAGAAGCTACCTTGGTGGAGATCCTCAACAGTAGTGATGTCACTAAtgaataattatgttttttattggattataaaatttgttattagACAGTTGCTTTTAAGGATGTAGTTGGTGACATTATAGAGAGAAATATGTTATTTAACTATGATTTTTTCCCTGCTTGTCAAATGTCCTTATTATTTGTGTTTAAGAATGATTCATCCTTGGTCAATTACTAAAGCTTATCTTGGTATAAGTGTTGTCTATTTTATGCATATCATTTTGCTGACTTCATCTGCTTAGAAATtgtgaacacaatttttctgttGAATTTCTTTAAATAAGTGCCTTAGGACAGTCCAAACAGTATTAACAATTATGTGTTCGTTATTACAAATTTTTGACAATTGGGTCATTTAAATAATGTCAATCATTCTTTTCTTGCAGGTTTTACCCAGAATAAATGATTTAGATCaggttacttttttaaaaaatttccatatttttttttagctttaatgcatgtgataatttaatttcatactctaaatttttggttttctttgatGTAGGGAGGGACCATGTTGTTTACCaattcttattttgaatttattcgAATCCGAAATTTTTTGAAGTCACAAAATGCCTCCTTTTGTCTGCTTGGGGAGTAACAATCCATGTCCATTATTATGTCATTAGTTGAATGTGATTATTTGATACTAGTGATTTTTTCTAAATTCATATTAGGTAGTTCTTATGTTGCATTTTGATTTATGAGTGgtcttttttgttaatttaggtATACAACCCAAAGTGATATTTCTCGTGCGCGTGTTTGTTTCtatgaaggaaaaagaaaaattttggtTTACACTGAGAGATCTCACTTTTACCACAGATATAAGGTTGTATAGattgaaataatctatttttccCTCTCTTTCATCCTTCCCTGTCGTTTTTGCCTCTGGTATTTAATAGCTTGTAtgctttgtaaaaaaataaaaatgaatatactTGGTTCTGGTCATTTGTCTAGTTAATGGGATGCAGTAACTTAAATGCTGAAgagttaaatatataatttagttcTGAAAGTAACAATTTGTGTTGTTGTCCCTGGAAATTTTGTCTATACAAATTAGTCTTGATAGGTGAACTTGTATACAAATTGACAACTTGATAGGATAAACTTGTTAGCAAGTtaataacttttagccataaggaCCAATTTTCTTGCAGACATGCACTTTTAGGGATGAAAGCAACTTATCTCTCAGGaaccattttatatttttaatgaactgttgaaattgattttttagaaTGAGAATCATATTacacaaaataaacaatttaaatcAGTTAGGACTATGTATACTATAGACTGAAGTGTTCATGATTGAGTATTGACCATTACAGAAAATTGTGTAAGCATAGTTTATGTTTGATCACTGAAGTTATGACTGATATGGGGTGTTATTATCCTCtgctttcatatttttattcatactaAATATCAACATATTTAGTTTATTTCTTGATGACAGATTCGTGGGGTTCagaatttaatcatttattcacTCCCAGAGAGGAAGGAGTTTTACCCTGAGGTAAGTTGGCTTGTaaagtcaaatatttttttcctttcactcATAAAGAATACACTAAAGGATTATAAAACTGATGAAATAGTCTTTCCATGGCTACAAAGAtgttaaatgaaagaaataagaaaataatctgTCAGAACAATCTAGTCCTATTGCACTGTCAACCTTGGAAAACTAAAAAGTCCAATATGCATAATCACATAAGGAAGCTAAGGAAACAAGCCTTTCCCACAAAAGGTGGAGAGGGATACTTTTATGGCTAAAAGTTTTGGAATTATGCTCCAGTACAATCAACAGACTCCAAAAAAGCACAACCAAAAAATGCCTCATTAGTTTATTGTTCTTTCTCTACTGTTTCTATAGCATATGCACTtcttcaaatttattgtttatgatttcttttaaatttgcaTCAGATGTTATTCTTATGTTGTTATGAGTGACACTGAAAACTTAATGtagattaatcttttttttatcctgTTGCAGATTGTGAATATGCTTGATGGGTCTGACAATATGACATGCACTGCTCTTTTTTCCTACCTTGACAAGCTTCGGGTAATACTTTATTCTCTTTGATGTCCCTTTATCTTGTGTTACTTGCTGGAATGTGGTTTCTGTGGGTTTATATATGTACTTGCTTGGAAAAATGATTGGTAAAGATTGTGATTTAATGGCTTGGTATATTATGGCTTCCCAGTTTCTTACTGCTAGATAATAATAGATGGGCTTTTTCACCAGCACAGCTCAACTGACTTTGCTTATCTAGAGCtatctgcttttttttttttttaagaaaaaactttCATTGACAAACTGCagattttttctttaacttataTAATTGCTTACACCATCTGGATATTTTCTCATACACAACATTTTTAGATTGTAACATTAATGGCATGGTAGGGCTTATGGAGTTTATATTTGCACACCTTTGGAAAAGGGAAAGAGAATTGATATTATGTTGATGTAATTAGCTTTGTTAAAAGGATGGTGCTCTTAATAGTTAATTGAATAAGTAATTTATTGGTCTTCTTTCTCAGTGATTGACTATTCCTGctgcaaattaaaatttttacgtGTAGTGTTATTCTGGGAATGTGGGAAGCTGTATATTTTGACTTTTTGAGGTGATTGACATTTCGTGTCTTTTGCAGtatttgttaataatatatactaGGGCTCCTGTaatcttgttttcatttttgctCTTTCTCATCATAATTGTTAATTGCATTATACTCCTATCTTTTTTGGATTACATTTCAGCTGGAAAGAATTGTTGGAACTACTCCAGCCAAAAGGATGGTGGTTGCGGAGAAAggtgtttttgttttctgccATTAGAATTCTGCCAAGACAACCATGTGAATTAACTTGGGTCCGTGGCAGTGGCATCATGGATTAGTATATGTGACCATGGATGCCAAGAGGCTCTTGAAAACGATTTTGACgagaagatgagtggaaaaATAGTTTTGCCGAGGATGCTTATGAGTGGAAAATAGTCTATAGAACAAAAATCACGGAGGAAAACTCTTTGGGTTGGTTTTGTATTGTATTAGTCCCCGCACCCCAAGCGAATTCAGTTTAATATAATGATAGAACTGTAAATTTTAAAGGGGATATATTTTAATGATAGCAAGCATTCTAAAAACTCTTTGGGTTGCTCTTGAACGAGTTTTTTCTCAATGGAAATTATTCTCTTAATGCGGTGCTTCTCTATTTTAAAAGGTATAAAAGTGGCCTTTTATAGACGGGAACGGATAAGGGAGATAAAAATTTGAGTAAATAATCACTTTTGTTCTTTAATATGTAATTTGTTGGCAAATGCGtgcctgaaagatgaaaatataaaatttagttccaaaaaggataaaaagtgtgacaaatatattcGGTCGTTAACTTTTATCCatcaccattaataaaataacgtACGTGTTACAGAAGAATGAAGTTGTtactgaaatgattgtcaatTGGTCATTTCGAATTGTCAGTATagagacatatttgtcatataatatttttttgatttttcatcTTCCTACTTTGTTTATAAATGTGttcctgaaaaataaaaataaaaaatttagttctgaaaagtgtaaaaagtgtgatAAATATATCCAGATGTTAatagtagattgtgactaattataatttggaaaaatttatactaattgcaacaatttttttaacaaactcataaattaaattgagtctaaaagaaaaaagaatactaGTTTTATAAACtcataaataactttttttatactcTCATGCTTGATGAaagatttaagtaaaaaaatgtttattgtagttaaattagatccatgaataatttttaggaaaaattacaattgtattgacacttttaatttgtaaaaaatactCACCTCCTTGGAATAATCTTTTTtaagattatgattttttaaatgatcagtcaataaaaaataattgtgtatgataaaaaaaaattaatttaaaaattaacaaacttttattgtaatttgtaatttgatgtTGTTGTATATATGAAtagacattcatattttattatgataaatttattaaaaaaaataattaaatgtgtttgattaaacagaaataatgattttcttattgttttacactaatttttttttttgtgttgataaCATTTATCAAGAGTTAACAaccaaatgattaattttttttaattgaagaaaagtaagaagaactcgccaaaacaataaaaattcactttcattgataatattttgtcgtaatcattataaattttttaaaattataataattagtcacaatctactatTAACGTCCggatatatttattgtaatttctacactttcagggactaaattttatattttcatctttgatGAACGTATTTGTCAGCGAAGTGTAagacgaaaagtaaaaaaaaaatattacatgaaaAATATGCTCCTAT includes these proteins:
- the LOC100779633 gene encoding U3 small nucleolar RNA-associated protein 25, which translates into the protein MPDAELVVEVCLGVQNNVASRVEERVIRENGRNGEGVGQHGKGKKVKVREKKKGGNKEEKRKVVDVLESHSMLENDHDEGEGFDNESPRSKVVESLWQDPDVNDSGLTEGSETEEDVGFHSDEEDIGINGQPISEDSLHLSSFDLHLQHNLSKEEIDSQRNRKFSWETPAIGMSNCKWIGTGENILEDLDINSCHGLKSKLSKHWMDAYNRTSGGKDISSPKQKMFFSLCSSYRDILHCNKRPFYLKGLEDTSIMDAYIMHSLNHVFRTRDCEKNDAKLTKLKENADSDRFRDQCFTRPKVLILLPLASIVYRVVKRLIQLTPSAYMVNVEHMDRFSTKFGSEEHKGDIENGKESENAKPHKSSKVADFQILFGGNNEDDFMIGIKFTRKTVKLFSDFHTSDIIIALALCLVNKIEEAGSNKEKDVDFLSSLEVLIIDHADVTSMQNWYHVHTVIEHLNRLPSKQPGTDVMRIRPWYLDDHSRFYRQTVILGFYSNPDVNASFNHQCLNYEGKVKLINECKGVLHKVLPKIRQIYERFNVDSIVEADDARFDYFVKKVLPRINDLDQGGTMLFTNSYFEFIRIRNFLKSQNASFCLLGEYTTQSDISRARVCFYEGKRKILVYTERSHFYHRYKIRGVQNLIIYSLPERKEFYPEIVNMLDGSDNMTCTALFSYLDKLRLERIVGTTPAKRMVVAEKGVFVFCH